In Quercus robur chromosome 11, dhQueRobu3.1, whole genome shotgun sequence, the sequence ATCAAGTTTTTCAGGAGGAGGAGATCGTTTCCCAGCTACCATAGATCTAGAGATGACCCTGCTGCTACTGCTAGTACCGTTTCTTGATGGTGATCCATTTCCACCACAACCAGATCTCTCATCTAAGTTCCTGAGCATGGCcaaaaaatgatgatgaagTCTAAAACTTTTTGGCTTGGACTTGGAGAGTAGATCAAGTTGTGGAACTACTTTATAAGACCAGATAAATGGAAAGGAAGACAACAGAAAAGACAGAAGTGCATATAATCATGCTAAACTAAAGACTAAAGACTACTCCATATCATGGtaattgccaaaaaataaaaaagttcagataattttttttataaacagtACAAATTCCAATAGAGAAAAAGCAAGGAAAACGATTTTCAAAGAGATGGTGTCCTTTCAAGTTTAAAGATGAGGACTGGGAGGACCCTGATGGGGCTCAAAGCAATGATCTGTCTTAATAATCACAAGAGGCAGGTAGAACATAAAAGGGGATTAATGGGTGATACCCTAAAACCCCATTAACATTtagtcaagaaaaaaaatattggaaagCAAAGAAAAACTACAGGGGAAGGGGGAGGACTAAGGATTGGACTTCTTGGATACCCACTAAAGAAAGAAAGCTGATAAAAGATGTTAGAGATTTCTCCAAGCCCCATCTTTTGAGGGGTACAAAGGTAAATTAGCTAAAGTGTGTTCTTTTCAACTACTAGTAAAGAATAAGATTGAATAGAAGCagaaacaataacaataacattaACAACAGCAACATAGTTTCTCAGATCCTGGAGCAAAATGAACAAAGCAAGCAAACATATGATtccatcaaaattcaaaatttctcacataaagcacccaaaaaaaaaaagactcaatcTTTTAAATCAAACTAATGAACAATCCTATATAAAAGCATAGCATGAATAATggactatttttaaaaaaaagaactacAAACACCAAGACTAGCAGTAATAGAGGTGACAAGATCCACAAATAATCTTAACTAATAAATATGCATTATATACatattggaaaaagaaaacaaaaggagataaaaagaaaaaagagagaggaacaaacaagaagaagaagaagaagagagtcCAGAAGAAAGGTAATACTAATACCTGTTCGAAAGAAAGGCAGAAGCTTCCCTTCTGGGTCTGCTGGCATTAGAAGCAGAAGTGGAAGGAAGaggaggtggaggtggtggcATACTTGTGGAGGAAGATTTTCTCTGAGCCTTGATAGCAGCTgaggatgaagatgatgagTCATCAGTGAGAGCTCGGATCTCAGCCCTTGAGACccttgctttctttctttgccCCCACTGCAAAAGCATATCACCTCCACAAGCACCAGTACCTCCACAGTTGCTGGGGCTAGCACTGGGACTTGGGGTCTGTTGGTtctttggtggtggtggagaatCATGGTTGTTCTCTGATTGAGGAGAAGTGGGTGTTGCAGTTGAAGCCTCAATATGATGGCTAGGATGGTCTTGGGTTCTTGATGGGGATCTGAATCTAAATCCTTTGCCATCCAGAGTTGAACAACTAGTAGTGCTGCTACTCACAATTGCTGCTTTTGTACTAGTACCGTTATTAGTTTGTAGAATTCTGCCATTGATGTTGGTCTTTTTTCCATTGCTCAAAGGAAGACAATCTGGGCTGACTCTCTGATATCTgtcaaaccaaacaaataaaatagcaTCAGAATATTACAGAAATGTActaaaatcaaacccaaatagAAGCAGACACATTCCAATTCATCACAAAAACGAGTGTTTATAAGAAGATCTGATGGCATAGCGTTTGGAAATAACAAAGACAGCAAATTTGCCATTCCCAACTACTACTCAATTGCTGTAAACTGTATTTTGGCAACCATTCAATTCAACATTCGGCTTAAGAAGAATATTAAGGTAAAGAAAGCACCCAACACTAATTTGCATAAGAAATTGCCagatttttaacaattttggtAAAACATGATAGACTCGAAACTAATAATAACATCTTGGGATGGAAATTCATATGGGGACATAAGGCCACAATGAATCCTCTTGCAACAAAATCCAACAAAGAGACCTTCTTGGATCAGCTATGACTCTCAGTCTCAATCTGATTGGCATCTCCGTGAATCCAATCCACGCTCACACAGACTgtgagagagattgagagggTCCTCCTTGTGCTTTATGCAAGTGAAAATCTTTGCATTCAttgaagaaaatcaaaaaaagaatcaaCTTAGATTCCGACCCATTATTTCTTTCCCATAGAATCTGAGGCATTGATCCTTGGGCAAccattttcatcaaaaaaacaGGCCGATCTCGGACAACATTcaaaccaacaaaacaaaagcagCAAAATACACCTCAGTCAATTGTCAGGAACAACAGGATCCACGAACCCATTTCACAATCAGATAAAAGAACCAAAAGgtaaaggaaaaacaagaaccaaaaaccaaaaaaacaaaaaggaaagaaagaaactttAATTCATCTCAAAAAGCCTCAAGCAATGGCCATATATTGTGGTACTTGTTGTTATATGAacagagagaaacagagaaagaggaagaggaagggaAATCTGGAGGCAGACCTCATCATTATATGTGTAATATATGTAACAC encodes:
- the LOC126705595 gene encoding uncharacterized protein LOC126705595, whose product is MMRYQRVSPDCLPLSNGKKTNINGRILQTNNGTSTKAAIVSSSTTSCSTLDGKGFRFRSPSRTQDHPSHHIEASTATPTSPQSENNHDSPPPPKNQQTPSPSASPSNCGGTGACGGDMLLQWGQRKKARVSRAEIRALTDDSSSSSSAAIKAQRKSSSTSMPPPPPPLPSTSASNASRPRREASAFLSNRNLDERSGCGGNGSPSRNGTSSSSRVISRSMVAGKRSPPPEKLDRKMSSAKDDNKPNGSSLLATDRMNHVDSASAHQASQPEQEAAGATNTAAPLAGGAGEKLNAEVIEWPRIYVALSRKEKEDDFLAMKGTKLPQRPKKRAKNIDKALQYCFPGMWLSDLTRNRYEVREKKNVKKQKRRGLKGMESLDSESE